In a genomic window of Punica granatum isolate Tunisia-2019 chromosome 6, ASM765513v2, whole genome shotgun sequence:
- the LOC116210027 gene encoding uncharacterized protein LOC116210027 isoform X1 — MMYSLACDYIFLLLSMTLYKCPSDHIFHIYLPVCFSKSSASMDSSRSGRKLIPEYRDPLIQSPSRTASVKNKSCTNGNTASDAAARSNSRTNKKLNSILVAAKGLGCATSISPVKEAITVRSVGLEAKRRQSEKAKRDGRFDQKTRGRSRRRTQGEAEASPAVVQVCCGPGILFSPDATCVDCVHSRRRSAAVTTRQREEVVFHFSPVFEEIQDDQFRDWRHDIEGMSYEELLNLSNKIGYESTGLKKDEMFRCLTKAKSRMDETLPLLLHAGGEWECSICQDGLESSNEVGRLDCGHSYHIHCLKQWLRHKNACPICKDAAILRN; from the exons ATGATGTACTCTCTTGCATGTGATTATATCTTCCTCCTCCTGTCAATGACACTGTATAAATGTCCATCAGATCACATCTTCCACATCTACCTCCCCGTATGTTTCAGTAAGTCCTCTGCCTCAATGGACTCCAGCCGATCTGGACGCAAACTGATTCCTGAATACAGAGATCCCCTCATCCAAAGCCCATCCAGGACGGCATCGGTCAAGAACAAGAGTTGCACCAATGGTAACACTGCTTCTGATGCCGCTGCGAGATCAAACTCACGGACCAACAAGAAGTTGAATTCGATACTGGTGGCTGCAAAAGGGCTCGGGTGTGCTACCTCCATATCGCCAGTAAAAGAAGCAATAACTGTTCGGTCCGTCGGTCTTGAGGCAAAGAGAAGGCAGAGTGAGAAGGCAAAGAGGGACGGGAGGTTTGATCAGAAAACAAGAGGGAGGAGCAGACGAAGAACCCAGGGAGAAGCAGAGGCGTCTCCTGCTGTCGTTCAGGTTTGCTGCGGTCCCGGGATCCTGTTCTCCCCGGATGCAACTTGTGTGGATTGTGTTCACTCAAGAAGAAGATCTGCAGCTGTAACAACCAGGCAAAGAGAG GAGGTAGTGTTCCATTTTAGTCCAGTTTTCGAGGAAATCCAAGATGATCAGTTCCGTGACTGGAGACACGATATTGAGGGAATGTCCTACGAG GAGTTGCTGAACTTGAGCAATAAGATTGGATACGAGAGCACGGGATTGAAGAAGGACGAGATGTTTCGCTGCCTCACAAAGGCCAAGAGTCGAATGGACGAAACACTTCCTCTGCTTCTCCATGCCGGAGGAGAATGGGAATGCAGCATATGCCAA GACGGACTCGAGTCCAGTAATGAGGTGGGGAGATTAGATTGCGGCCATTCCTACCACATTCACTGCCTGAAGCAGTGGCTTCGGCACAAAAACGCTTGCCCCATTTGCAAAGATGCAGCAATACTCCGCAACTGA
- the LOC116210027 gene encoding uncharacterized protein LOC116210027 isoform X2 — protein sequence MMYSLACDYIFLLLSMTLYKCPSDHIFHIYLPVCFSKSSASMDSSRSGRKLIPEYRDPLIQSPSRTASVKNKSCTNGNTASDAAARSNSRTNKKLNSILVAAKGLGCATSISPVKEAITVRSVGLEAKRRQSEKAKRDGRFDQKTRGRSRRRTQGEAEASPAVVQVCCGPGILFSPDATCVDCVHSRRRSAAVTTRQREEVVFHFSPVFEEIQDDQFRDWRHDIEGMSYEELLNLSNKIGYESTGLKKDEMFRCLTKAKSRMDETLPLLLHAGGEWECSICQLHVNLNLLPGMAWFPIRHVRWSEFLFLM from the exons ATGATGTACTCTCTTGCATGTGATTATATCTTCCTCCTCCTGTCAATGACACTGTATAAATGTCCATCAGATCACATCTTCCACATCTACCTCCCCGTATGTTTCAGTAAGTCCTCTGCCTCAATGGACTCCAGCCGATCTGGACGCAAACTGATTCCTGAATACAGAGATCCCCTCATCCAAAGCCCATCCAGGACGGCATCGGTCAAGAACAAGAGTTGCACCAATGGTAACACTGCTTCTGATGCCGCTGCGAGATCAAACTCACGGACCAACAAGAAGTTGAATTCGATACTGGTGGCTGCAAAAGGGCTCGGGTGTGCTACCTCCATATCGCCAGTAAAAGAAGCAATAACTGTTCGGTCCGTCGGTCTTGAGGCAAAGAGAAGGCAGAGTGAGAAGGCAAAGAGGGACGGGAGGTTTGATCAGAAAACAAGAGGGAGGAGCAGACGAAGAACCCAGGGAGAAGCAGAGGCGTCTCCTGCTGTCGTTCAGGTTTGCTGCGGTCCCGGGATCCTGTTCTCCCCGGATGCAACTTGTGTGGATTGTGTTCACTCAAGAAGAAGATCTGCAGCTGTAACAACCAGGCAAAGAGAG GAGGTAGTGTTCCATTTTAGTCCAGTTTTCGAGGAAATCCAAGATGATCAGTTCCGTGACTGGAGACACGATATTGAGGGAATGTCCTACGAG GAGTTGCTGAACTTGAGCAATAAGATTGGATACGAGAGCACGGGATTGAAGAAGGACGAGATGTTTCGCTGCCTCACAAAGGCCAAGAGTCGAATGGACGAAACACTTCCTCTGCTTCTCCATGCCGGAGGAGAATGGGAATGCAGCATATGCCAA CTGCATGTAAATCTCAATCTTCTTCCCGGCATGGCATGGTTCCCGATACGTCATGTGAGATGGAGTGAATTTCTCTTCCTCATGTAG
- the LOC116211640 gene encoding heat stress transcription factor A-8, with the protein MVKPQEEDGPSAAPFLEKSYEMVDDENTDSIISWGGSGDSFVIWDVTQFSVQLLPKYFKHSNFSSFMRQLNIYGFRKVETDRWEFANDGFIRGKRHLLKNISRRKHPHSNEPKKSSHPQQSDNSVRSVNGVDSSRLLKDVENLKNDRNVLMQEFVKLRQLQETSENKLLVLRERVQGMEKNQQQMLSFLVMAMQNPGFLVQLFHPKENYFPMLEQGGVINGGKQPQLFSDGRLLSYESVLNGLPNPEFSSCSGSRKASGPNSDQTFDGTKDAFLGIDLMKMLMDETSKFTLDGFIIPDFPDDGSWRELLLASPFITEETERGKKGPTGPTICDTNMTESHSFEQLMEQIGRSQGLDGNEAEFDGADSEDNETMDSLTEQMEHLDSGTNGPS; encoded by the exons ATGGTgaaaccccaggaagaagatgGCCCCTCTGCTGCCCCCTTCCTCGAGAAGAGCTACGAGATGGTGGACGACGAGAATACTGATTCGATCATCTCGTGGGGCGGCTCTGGCGACTCGTTTGTGATATGGGATGTGACCCAATTCTCTGTCCAATTGCTGCCCAAGTACTTCAAGCACAGCAACTTTTCTAGCTTCATGCGCCAGCTCAATATCTAT GGATTCAGGAAAGTCGAGACAGACCGTTGGGAATTTGCAAATGATGGATTCATCAGAGGCAAAAGACACTTGCTAAAAAACATTAGTAGGAGGAAGCATCCTCACTCCAACGAACCGAAAAAATCGTCTCACCCTCAACAATCAGACAACTCAGTGAGATCAGTCAATGGAGTTGACAGCTCACGACTTTTAAAGGACGTAGAAAATCTCAAGAATGACAGGAATGTTCTCATGCAAGAGTTTGTTAAACTGAGACAGCTCCAGGAGACGTCGGAGAATAAGTTACTTGTGCTGAGAGAGCGAGTTCAGGGGATGGAAAAGAATCAGCAGCAGATGTTGTCCTTCTTAGTGATGGCCATGCAAAATCCAGGGTTTCTAGTTCAGTTGTTccacccaaaagaaaattacttCCCGATGCTAGAGCAAGGAGGAGTCATTAACGGGGGGAAACAGCCTCAATTATTCTCTGATGGAAGGCTACTGAGTTATGAGTCTGTGCTGAATGGGTTACCAAATCCTGAGTTTTCTTCATGTTCAGGGTCTAGGAAAGCCAGTGGGCCCAATTCGGATCAAACATTTGACGGCACAAAAGATGCTTTCTTGGGTATTGACTTAATGAAGATGCTCATGGATGAGACATCAAAGTTCACTTTAGATGGGTTTATTATCCCTGATTTTCCTGATGATGGATCATGGAGAGAGCTTCTTTTGGCAAGTCCTTTCATCACTGAAGAGACAGAGCGAGGCAAGAAAGGGCCCACTGGCCCCACAATCTGCGACACTAACATGACGGAGTCTCATAGTTTTGAGCAATTGATGGAACAAATTGGGAGATCTCAGGGACTTGATGGTAATGAAGCTGAATTTGATGGAGCTGATTCAGAGGACAATGAGACCATGGATTCACTGACTGAGCAAATGGAGCACTTGGATTCTGGAACCAACGGCCCTTCTTGA
- the LOC116211392 gene encoding LOW QUALITY PROTEIN: receptor protein kinase-like protein ZAR1 (The sequence of the model RefSeq protein was modified relative to this genomic sequence to represent the inferred CDS: substituted 3 bases at 3 genomic stop codons) encodes MISLVLFLLLLCNPSALVSSLNGEGNALLSFKQSIYSDPEGSLSNWNSSDETPCSWNGITCKEQRVVSFSIPKKKLYGLLSPSLGSLSDLRHVNLRNNKLFGALPLELFQARGLQSLVLYGNSLSGSLPNEIGKLSYLQTLALSQNSFNGSFPSSIFQCKRLRTLDLGENNFTGPLPSGFGPNLFSLEKLDLSFNRFNGSIPGDIGNLSSLQGTVDLSHNMFSGSIPASLGNLPEKVYIDLTYNNLSGPIPQNGALMNRGPTAFIGNPGLCGPPLKDPCSDAVASPSSYPFLPSNYPPQNPDDSSRKSAKSRGLSKSAVIAIVIGDVIGICLVGLLFSYCYSRVCACGKEXXDENYYGLTRSEGQXEPCFRKTQRPCSDVVQVLQQCCFDLDELLKASAFVLGKSGIGIVYKVVLEGGLTLAVRRLGEGGSQRFKEFQTEVEAIGKLRHPNIVTLRAYYWSVDEKLLIYDYIPNGSLATALHGKAGMISFTPLPWSVRLKIMKGVAKGLVYLHEFSPKKYVHGDLKPNNILLGQNMEPRISDFGLGRLANIAGGSPTLQSNRMAPASDQKPQERQQKSTSSDGATVVSSASLGSYYQAPEALKVVKPSQKWDVYPFGVILLEMITGRYPIVQVGPSEMNIVQWIQLCIEEKKPLSDVLDPYLTEDLDKEEEIIGALKVAIACVHGSPERRPTMRHVSEALERLAISTD; translated from the exons ATGATTTCCCTGGTTCTTTTCCTGCTCTTGCTCTGCAACCCGTCTGCTCTAGTGAGCTCCTTGAATGGTGAAGGCAATGCTCTGTTATCGTTCAAGCAGTCGATTTACTCTGACCCAGAAGGGTCTCTCAGCAACTGGAACTCCTCCGACGAGACACCCTGTTCGTGGAATGGGATTACTTGCAAGGAGCAGAGAGTGGTGTCCTTTAGCATTCCCAAGAAGAAGCTCTACGGGCTTCTATCTCCCTCTCTCGGGTCTCTCTCCGACCTCCGCCATGTCAACTTGAGGAACAATAAGCTGTTCGGGGCGTTGCCATTGGAGCTCTTTCAAGCTCGGGGGCTGCAAAGTTTGGTCCTTTATGGGAATTCGCTCTCCGGGTCTTTGCCAAACGAGATTGGCAAGCTCAGCTACCTTCAGACTCTTGCTTTGTCGCAGAATTCGTTCAACGGCTCGTTCCCCTCCTCGATTTTCCAGTGCAAGAGGCTCAGAACCCTTGATCTCGGTGAGAACAACTTCACCGGTCCTCTCCCGAGCGGGTTCGGGCCTAACTTGTTTTCTCTTGAGAAGCTCGACCTCTCATTCAATAGGTTCAATGGATCAATTCCTGGTGATATAGGGAACCTGTCTAGCTTGCAGGGGACTGTTGATTTGTCTCATAATATGTTCAGTGGGTCAATCCCTGCTAGCCTCGGGAACCTCCCCGAGAAGGTTTACATCGACCTTACTTACAACAACTTGAGCGGTCCGATACCTCAAAATGGTGCTCTCATGAACAGAGGGCCAACTGCATTTATCGGTAATCCCGGGCTATGTGGCCCCCCATTGAAGGACCCCTGTTCGGATGCTGTGGCCTCTCCTTCCTCATACCCGTTCTTGCCGAGCAATTACCCTCCTCAGAACCCGGATGATTCATCAAGAAAGAGTGCAAAATCTCGAGGTTTAAGCAAGAGCGCTGTGATCGCCATAGTAATTGGTGATGTGATCGGGATTTGCCTTGTGGGGTTGCTCTTCTCGTACTGTTACTCACGCGTTTGCGCCTGTGGTAAGGAATAATGAGATGAGAATTATTATGGATTGACAAGGTCGGAAGGCCAGTAAGAACCGTGCTTCAGAAAGACTCAGAGACCTTGCTCTGATGTGGTGCAA GTGCTCCAGCAGTGCTGCTTTGATCTCGATGAACTGCTCAAAGCGTCTGCATTCGTTCTAGGGAAGAGTGGGATAGGGATCGTGTACAAAGTAGTGCTCGAAGGTGGACTCACTCTAGCTGTGAGAAGATTAGGAGAAGGTGGGTCTCAGAGGTTTAAGGAGTTTCAGACTGAAGTGGAAGCAATAGGAAAGTTGAGGCACCCGAATATTGTCACTCTTCGGGCATATTACTGGTCCGTCGACGAGAAGTTGCTAATTTACGACTACATTCCTAATGGAAGCCTCGCCACTGCACTTCATG gaaaagcGGGAATGATATCATTCACCCCCTTACCATGGTCAGTCCGACTGAAAATCATGAAAGGAGTCGCCAAAGGTCTGGTCTATCTCCATGAGTTCAGCCCCAAAAAGTACGTCCATGGAGATCTGAAGCCGAACAACATCCTCCTTGGACAAAACATGGAGCCTCGTATATCTGATTTTGGTCTCGGCCGCCTTGCTAATATTGCTGGTGGGTCGCCTACCCTGCAATCCAATCGGATGGCTCCTGCCTCAGACCAGAAGCCCCAAGAGAGACAGCAGAAGAGCACATCCTCGGACGGTGCCACCGTCGTATCATCAGCTTCCCTAGGATCTTACTACCAGGCTCCCGAGGCACTGAAGGTTGTAAAGCCATCCCAGAAGTGGGACGTGTACCCGTTCGGGGTAATATTACTGGAGATGATCACAGGGAGATATCCAATTGTTCAGGTAGGCCCTTCGGAGATGAACATAGTCCAATGGATTCAGCTCTGCATTGAGGAGAAGAAACCGCTATCCGATGTGCTGGACCCGTACTTGACTGAAGACTTGGACAAGGAAGAGGAGATTATCGGAGCTCTAAAAGTTGCAATCGCCTGTGTCCATGGGAGCCCTGAGAGGAGGCCCACGATGAGGCATGTATCCGAAGCCCTCGAGAGATTAGCCATATCAACCGACTGA